The Acidimicrobiia bacterium sequence TCCCAGCTTATTCGCCGGGTACTGGCAGCTGCCGGACAAGACCGCCGAGTCATACACAGCCGACAAGTACTTCCGGACCGGCGACCTCGCCAGGATGGATGACGCAGGGAGGGTGACCCTGCTCGGTCGATCGCACGACCTGATCATCACCGGCGGATTCAATGTCTATCCAAAAGAAATCGAACGAATCCTCAATGAAGTCGCCGGCGTGTCGGAGACGGCGGTTGTGGGACATCCTGATGACGACCTGGGCGAAATCCCGGTGGCGTATGTGGTCGGCGACGCCGAAGAAGCCTCATTGCGCCGTCACGCCGCTTCGCATCTGGCGCGCTACAAACAGCCACGTAGATATGTGTTTGTGGACGCACTCCCTCGCAACGCCATGGGGAAGGTTCAAAAATCAGGCCTCCGTCCCGGCTGATCCCGGTTAGGTTTTGCCCATGACCATCAGGGCGTATCAGGAATCGGACCTTCCCCATATCCAGCGGATGTGGAAGGAGATCGGCTGGGCAACCTCACCCGAGGAGCAGGCGGCCCTGGAAGGGTACGTGCAGGACGCCGACGTGGCGGTCGGCACCATCAACGGCGAGGCCGAAGCACTGGCATCGATCCATGACGGGACCATCCGATACCTTGAAACCGATTTGAGCCTGGCCTGTGTGACGGCGGTCACCACCAGCATGATCGGACGAAAGCAGGGCTTCGCCACCGAAACCACGGCCAGGGTGGTCGCCAACGCGCTTGAACGAGGAATCCATGTCGCCGCCCTCGGCATGTTCGAGCAAGGCTTCTACAACCGACTCGGGTTCGGAACGTCCGCTTACACCAACCAGATGGTCTTTGACCCCAGCTCGCTACAAATCAGCGCTCCTTACCGGACGCCGACGCGCCTCGACGCCGGGGACTGGGAAGAAATTCACGCCGCCCACCTGCGAAGGAAACGCTCACACGGCGGCGTAGCCATCAATCCGGCAACCTACACGAGGGCCGAAATGGCAACAGACGCCGACGGGGCCGGCTGGGGTTACTACGAAGCTGGTCGCCTCACCCATTTCGTGTGGGCCGCCAAGAAGGACTACTTCGGCCCGCTCGTCGTGAACCTCATGTCCTACGAACAACCCGAGCAGATCCTCGAACTGCTCGCATTGTTGCGCGAATTCGGGGATCAGATTCGCAGCGTGAAGATGGTTGAGCCACCCGAGATCCAACTCCATGACCTACTCAAACATCCCATTCGGCAACGGATCCAGACGGCCAAGTCACCCCACGAGGCGCGCCATCAGGCGCTGGCGTGGTGGCAGCTGAGAATCCTCGACCTGAGCCACGTCGTTGCCCAACGCTCCTGGACAGGTGACCAGTTCGCCTTCAACCTTGATCTCACGGATCCTCTCAGCGCCTACGGGAGCGGAGCCGGGTTGGACGGTTCCTACCGGGTGACGGTCGGCCAGCAATCATTTGTCGAGCCTGGCGTAGACGGATCGATCCCGACCCTGACGGCCTCCATCAATGCGTTCAGTCGGATATGGTTCGGCGTGCATCCTGCTTCAAGCCTCGCCTTGACCGACCAGCTACGGGGACCGGCGGGACTGCTTGCCGAACTCGACGAGGCGTTCCTGCTGCCAAGCCCGCATCCAGGAATGTTCTTCTAACCGGCGGCCACAACCGGCGATCTGCGCGATACTTGGACCCGTGAAGGCATCCCAAAACCAACCGAGCCGACGCCAGACAAGCACAGACGACGAGATCGCCGATCGTTTACAGAAGCTATCTCCGGCCCGTGCCGACCGGATCTTGCGCCGAGCCATCGAACTGCAAACCGACTCGGACTACGACGACACCGACGTGGACGTGGAGACGCTCAATCGAGTCGCCGACGAGCTGGGCGTCCACCGCGACATCGTGGCCAAGGCTCTCGCCGAGGAGCTCTCGAAGCCGGAAGTCGTTGCGCCGGGAACCCTCTCGGAACGAATTTTCGGCCCGAAACAAATCACAGACCAGATCCTGTTGGAGGCCAGCCGCCCCCAGGCCGAGGCGAGCATCAACGATTGGATGACCAGGCACGAGGGGCTCCAGGTCACCTGGACCACGCCAGAATCCACGGTGTGGACCAAACGAGCGAGTCCGGTCAACTCACTCCGTCACGGCTTGAAAATCGCTCAGGGAACCGGAGCTCTGCGGACCGTCAGGGTTGCCCACCGCGTGGAAACCATCACCGACACCCAGCACGTGGTCACACTGCGAGCCAGCACCACCCCTGCCTATTGGACCGGGCTTGGTCTGGCGGCGTCGGGGGCAGTAGTCGGACTCGGATTGTTCATCGGTCTTGGTATTGGAGTCGGACTGCTGGTTGGTCTGGCGGCAGGGCTCGGCGCACTCATCCTCCAGGTGGGCGCAGGCATCATCGCCGCCAGAAGCTGGATCGGGCAGATCCGACGAGGGCTCGGCCGAGCCTTGACGGGCATCGCCCACCCGAAACTCACCAACCAGGACACAGTCGGCCAGGCCGTCATCGACATCATCGGGCAGTTCAAGAAGCGGCGCTAAGTAACCGCACCGGAACCATCCGCATGCTTGTCTGCGTCAGATGACCAACGACCGAAAAGGCCGAGAAGTTCAATGTTGCGGAGGATGGGTATGAAACCGAACTTGATCGCTCGACTACTGACCGGACTACTCGTCCTCGGGATCCTCGCCGCCGCCTGCAGCAGTGGCGACAGTGCCGCGATGACCGACGAAGAGTTCGGCAACCTTCTCAGCCCGGCCACGACCTCGGCCGCGACCTCCGGTGGTGATGGGGGCTTCACAGCCGGCGAAGCCGAATCGCCAACCACTCCCTCGGACGTGGCCCTCGGAGACGGTGGAGTGGTCAGTGCCCAGGTTCCGA is a genomic window containing:
- a CDS encoding GNAT family N-acetyltransferase; this translates as MTIRAYQESDLPHIQRMWKEIGWATSPEEQAALEGYVQDADVAVGTINGEAEALASIHDGTIRYLETDLSLACVTAVTTSMIGRKQGFATETTARVVANALERGIHVAALGMFEQGFYNRLGFGTSAYTNQMVFDPSSLQISAPYRTPTRLDAGDWEEIHAAHLRRKRSHGGVAINPATYTRAEMATDADGAGWGYYEAGRLTHFVWAAKKDYFGPLVVNLMSYEQPEQILELLALLREFGDQIRSVKMVEPPEIQLHDLLKHPIRQRIQTAKSPHEARHQALAWWQLRILDLSHVVAQRSWTGDQFAFNLDLTDPLSAYGSGAGLDGSYRVTVGQQSFVEPGVDGSIPTLTASINAFSRIWFGVHPASSLALTDQLRGPAGLLAELDEAFLLPSPHPGMFF